The genomic interval AGACTGACGCCCGCAACGATCGTGGTCGCACCGGGCAGTCATACGGTCTCGCTGAAGCTCGCTGGATACGCCGTCGCTACCCGGACCGTCAGTGTCGCCAAGGGGGGACAGGCGTCGCTTGCCGTTCCGCTGACGCTAACACCCCCTGTCGCGCAGGGCTCGCTCCGCATCACGTCGACGCCTGCAGGAGCTGTTGTCACGATCGACGGGAAACTCGTGACCGGAAAGACCCCGCTGACCGTCGACGTCGCGCTGGGGCATCACACGATTCTGGTTGCTCTGCGCGGGTACGAGACGTATGCGCGTTCCGGGGTCGAGGTCGTGAAGGGAATCCAGACGACCATCGCAGTGCAGCTGGTAGCGATTCCCGTCGACCTGAGCTACACGAACAGTGCGGGCGGATTCGGCTTCAAGTATCCCAACACGTGGCAGATCGTCCAGAGCCAGGGTTCGACCGAACCTCTGGCATCAGCCGAAGTGCGTTCTCCGGCCGGCCCCTTTGTCCGGGTTGAGGTGGCCCCGCTCAAGGGCAGTACCGTCCAGACGTATCTGACGGAGCTCAGAGCAGAACTGGAGAAGCTTCCGGGTCTCACCATCAGCGGAACGGGAACGAGAACGGTTGGCGGTATCGTCTATCAGCACGTTGTCACCCTGCGTGCGGGGAGCCAGACAGAATACTGCCTCCTGCAGTCCGGCGGCAGTGTCTACCAGCTGCAGTGCACGGCGGAGGTGGGGCTGCTGCTGAACGCTGCTGCCCCCGGATTCCAGACCATCCTGGGATCGTTCTTCACGGCGCCTTGACGTTTCGCCCGGGCAGAACCAGATGCCCTGGCCGTCCGGCGCACAAACGTCGGGCAGGAGGGGCTTTTATTGCATTGTGCACCATCGTCACGTATAATTTGTAGATTTCTACTTCTGGAGGTACACATGGACAGGACACAGGCGAAGCTGCTGCGGGCGCTGATGAAACAGCCTCTCAGTTTCTGGCAACTGGTGGGCAAGCAGGACGACGCCATCCGTGGCTACATCGACGCACTCAAGACGCTCAAGATCAAAGGATATGTCGAAGCGAAGGGCGACCTCATCGCCGTGACGAAGGACGGCAAGGAGTACGCTCGCACGAACGGCGTCGAGAAGGAAGAGTCCATGATGTGCCCGACCTGCAGCGCGACGGGCGTCAAGCCGCGTGGCTGGCTCAAGGAGATCATGCCGGAGTTTGAGGCACTGGCGAAGGGACGTCCCGAGGTCACCGCTGAGTTCGACCAGGGCGTGGTCCCCCTTGCGAAGAACCTCGACCGCATCGCCTACATCTACGAGCGCGGCGACCTTGAGAACAAGAGCATCTTCATCCTCGGCGACGACGATCTCCTCAGCATCGGCCTTGCCCTGACCGGCAAGTGCAAGCGGATCACCGTCGTAGAGATCGACAGACGCGTCAACAAGTTCATCCGCAAGGTTATCAAGGAGAAGGGCTGGACCAATGTCGAGGTCTATGACTATGATGCCCGCGATCCCGTCCCCGAGCAGCTGAGGGGCAAGTTTGACGTCTTCATCACCGACCCGGTCGAGACAGTCGAGGGCATGAAACTCTTCTACTCGCGCTGCTGTGAAGCTCTCAGAGGCAAGGGCTGCTCAGGCTACTTCGGCATCTCGCACTTCGAGTCCGGCTTGGCCAAGTGGATGGGTGTCGAGAAGGACCTCCTCCGCATGAACCTGGTCATCACGGACATCCTCCGTGACTTCAACAACTATCTTCTGACCGGCGAGCGCATCGTCGAGAAAGGCTTCCGTATCGTCACCGAGTCCCCCTTTACCCTCAAGGCGCCCGACTTCGCCTGGTATCACTCGACCTTCTTCCGTGTCGAGGCCGTCAAGAAGCCGCGTCCTCTCATCACTGAGCGCGTGGAATGGGCGCGCGAGCTCTAC from Coprothermobacter sp. carries:
- a CDS encoding putative methyltransferase gives rise to the protein MDRTQAKLLRALMKQPLSFWQLVGKQDDAIRGYIDALKTLKIKGYVEAKGDLIAVTKDGKEYARTNGVEKEESMMCPTCSATGVKPRGWLKEIMPEFEALAKGRPEVTAEFDQGVVPLAKNLDRIAYIYERGDLENKSIFILGDDDLLSIGLALTGKCKRITVVEIDRRVNKFIRKVIKEKGWTNVEVYDYDARDPVPEQLRGKFDVFITDPVETVEGMKLFYSRCCEALRGKGCSGYFGISHFESGLAKWMGVEKDLLRMNLVITDILRDFNNYLLTGERIVEKGFRIVTESPFTLKAPDFAWYHSTFFRVEAVKKPRPLITERVEWARELYFDEDTFVALP